In Quercus robur chromosome 11, dhQueRobu3.1, whole genome shotgun sequence, the following proteins share a genomic window:
- the LOC126705659 gene encoding protein CHROMATIN REMODELING 4 isoform X2, producing MKESDSSASKMINKNWVLKRKRRKLPYGPGLSNGKEDSSVAPESPKSTSSAKRRLKGEINSEQFLSKKKGNDGYYYECVICDLGGNLLCCDSCPQTYHLQCLNPPLKRIPMGKWQCPSCCLKNDPLKSISQLDTISKRARTKIVTGKSKTGIQSDMAKVSRIFGSSIIARKRSSSKGKSVKLIEQKPVSPQIDIACNTKPSDPSLGLLEGSSACVNDDNEKKPDTESPVDRKSTSPARETSSHSKVTNTEATEEAPEVKPDLSSKNVSPGRTLVLAISAATEEHRKRKPKSNNEDSQKKHRTDKGKSILSSSKKRKSKANTASPVTSKSLQKRKSINHEVSTALSKEDLGTKSSDAQRKDELPQEATNLSHELNKKGHVDETVICGESVATETLQVDRVLGCRVQGDYTGLSRHLSVNVADDLRSEDLLISENQNRLSEENSACDTDLDVGAAENHTEGCQNIDKSFDREESMKNEVKVDKIHVYRRSATKECKKGNAMDLLRKDIKDSDSCAMNGKDQDESAVTTEDFEKANERMVTEENTDVGLRNQDIDEVPKIYETHVSNETKDDKEVDLEMGMRSSAENKIQEATLAESGCVDGEKVSYEFLVKWAGKSHIHNSWISESELKVLAKRKLDNYKAKYGTAVINICEERWKQPQRVIALHNSKLGTGEAFVKWTGLPYDECTWERLDEPVLQKSLHLIDLFNQFECHTLEKDSPKDASLRGKGDCQQNEVVTLTEQPKELRGSLFPHQLEALNWLRKCWYKSKNVILADEMGLGKTISACAFISSLYVEFKATLPCLVLVPLSTMPNWLAEFSLWAPNLNVVEYHGCAKARAIIRQYEWHASDPSELNKKTAAYKFNVLLTTYEMILADSSHLRGVPWEVLVVDEGHRLKNSGSKLFSLLNSFSFRHRVLLTGTPLQNNIGEMYNLLNFLQPTSFPSLSAFEEKFNDLTTAEKVDELKKLVAPHMLRRLKKDAMQNIPPKTERMVPVELSSIQAEYYRAMLTKNYQILRNIGKGVAQQSMLNIVMQLRKVCNHPYLIPGTEPDSGSVEFLHEMRIKASAKLTLLHSMLKILYKEGHRVLIFSQMTKLLDILEDYLTIEFGPKTYERVDGSVAVADRQTAIARFNQDKSRFVFLLSTRSCGLGINLATADTVIIYDSDFNPHADIQAMNRAHRIGQSNRLLVYRLVVRASVEERILQLAKKKLMLDQLFVNKSGSQKEVEDILKWGTEELFNDFPTTNGKDTGENNGNKDEAVVDTDIKHRKRTGGLGDVYKDKCTESSSRILWDENAILKLLDRSNLQSGSTDIAEGDSENDMLGSVKAVEWNDEPTEEQGGAESPPVVTDDICTQNSERKEDNAVTGTEENEWDRLLRLRWEKYQMEEEAALGRGKRQRKAVSYREAYAPHPSETLSESAGEEERDREPEPEREYTPAGRALKAKFAKLRARQKERLAQRNAVEESRPTEGLAGPDSVTQCPSSNPKEGDATELDQPIKEKISVIDLEDDKVFQLADVPKSKTDSPLRLSRMQKYKMSSHLDFPVNPLGHPSPEIFLPSHQFQSMSYTNSVPTSNLLPVLGLCAPNANQTEPSYRTFSRSNGRQSKPGTGPEFPFSLAPCSGTSIETDVKCQDSTLDRAKKPDASAEFLQQRLKNGIPDNCLPFAPGPPAVKGKSSERLESSGSTFSDFQEKMALPSLPFDEKMLPRFPLSAKTMPTQFDYLPSLSLGSRLEAGNGSMQDLPTIPLLPNLKFAAQDAARYNQQERELPPTLGLGHMPNTFSSFPENHRKVLENIMMRTGSGSSSMSKYYSRGGIRWSEDELDYLWIGVRRHGRGNWEAMLRDRRLKFSGDKTPGDLSVRWEEEQLKLFDGAAFPVPKMKPTKSSKSSLFPGISDGMMARALQGSRLVTPPKFQAHLTDMKLGFGDLASSLPNFETSDRLGLQNDQFVPISTWNQEKYRANLPGESSAGPSDRPGTSSNVPPIDKPNLLNSSGTNNLGSNCSSGFDLQRKEDEQSARKYGKLPSLLDRSLNILRDSHHNSGGGESSNSGLLPDPKKGLNLSHLKGEEAAGSSSSKDKLPHWLREAVSAPAKPPDPNLPPTVSAIAHSVRLLYGEDKPTIPPFVIPGPPPSLPKDPRRSLKKKKKRRSHLFRQVPPDDVGSSQDFQRNIHSDNAASSSIPLAPAFSMLPQIESNLNLPPLNLNMTNPSSSLSHLHPQKKKSMGLSPSPEVLQLVASCVAPGPHLSSVSGMTSSSFLESKLPVPASVDLVGFPDPQDAILEKKAKQNSPLSVWGTVPGEKVEHPESGDSSKTHSDPPRTERPDVEEISSEGTVSDHPVSDHES from the exons ATGAAGGAAAGCGATTCATCGGCTAGTAAAATGATTAACAAAAACTGGGTCTTAAAGCGCAAACGGAGAAAACTCCCTTATGGACCAGGTCTATCCAATGGTAAAGAAGACAGCTCCGTGGCACCAGAATCCCCAAAGAGTACTTCTTCAGCTAAACGCAGGCTAAAGGGTGAAATTAATTCTGAGCAATTTTTATCCAAGAAGAAAGGAAATGATGGG TATTACTATGAATGCGTGATCTGTGATCTTGGTGGCAACTTGTTGTGTTGTGATAGTTGTCCCCAGACCTATCATCTCCAGTGCCTTAATCCACCTCTAAAG CGCATTCCAATGGGGAAGTGGCAATGTCCAAGCTGCTGTCTGAAAAATGACCCTTTAAAGTCCATAAGCCAACTTGATACGATTTCAAAACGAGCAAGGACGAAGATAGTCACCGGAAAATCAAAAACTGGAATTCAGTCTGACATGGCCAAAGTATCCCGTATTTTTGGAAGCTCCATTATTGCAAGGAAAAGGTCCTCCAGCAAAGGAAAATCTGTCAAACTAATTGAACAGAAACCTGTCTCCCCCCAAATAGATATAGCCTGTAACACCAAGCCAAGTGATCCATCTCTTGGTTTGCTGGAGGGTAGTTCAGCATGTGTGAATGATGATAATGAGAAGAAGCCTGATACAGAGTCCCCTGTGGACAGGAAGTCAACGTCTCCTGCTAGGGAAACTTCATCTCATTCTAAAGTCACAAATACAGAGGCAACTGAGGAAGCTCCTGAGGTAAAGCCTGATTTATCTAGTAAAAATGTCTCCCCAGGAAGAACTCTGGTTCTTGCAATCAGTGCTGCCACTGAGGaacatagaaaaagaaaaccgaAATCGAATAATGAAGACAGTCAAAAGAAGCATAGGACTGATAAGGGAAAATCTATTCTTAGTTCTTCTAAGAAACGTAAATCCAAAGCAAATACTGCCAGCCCTGTAACTAGTAAATCACTGCAGAAGCGTAAGTCTATCAACCATGAGGTTTCCACAGCTTTGTCAAAGGAGGATCTTGGAACAAAGAGTTCAGATGCTCAGAGGAAAGATGAG CTTCCTCAGGAAGCAACAAACCTATCACATGAGTTAAACAAAAAAGGTCATGTTGATGAAACAGTAATCTGTGGAGAAAGTGTTGCCACTGAGACTCTGCAG GTTGATCGGGTTCTGGGGTGTCGAGTTCAAGGCGATTACACGGGCCTTTCACGTCACTTATCTGTGAATGTAGCTGATGACCTACGTTCTGAGGACTTACTAATTTCAGAAAATCAAAACAGACTCTCAGAAGAAAATTCTGCTTGCGATACTGATTTAGATGTAGGAGCTGCTGAAAATCATACTGAGGGTTGTCAGAATATTGATAAGAGTTTTGACAGGGAAGAAAGCATGAAGAATGAAGTGAAAGTGGATAAAATACATGTATACAGAAGATCTGCAACCAAAGAATGTAAAAAAGGAAATGCCATGGATCTTTTAAGAAAAGATATCAAGGATTCAGATTCTTGTGCTATGAATGGTAAAGATCAAGATGAATCTGCTGTAACTACAGAGGATTTTGAAAAGGCAAATGAAAGAATGGTTACGGAGGAGAATACTGATGTCGGTTTGAGAAATCAAGATATTGATGAAGTTCCAAAAATTTATGAAACACACGTCTCTAATGAAACAAAAGACGATAAAGAGGTTGATTTAGAAATGGGAATGAGAAGCTCTGCAGAAAACAAAATTCAGGAAGCCACCCTGGCTGAATCTGGTTGTGTTGATGGAGAGAAGGTATCTTATGAGTTTTTAGTTAAGTGGGCTGGGAAGTCTCATATTCATAATAGTTGGATTTCTGAATCCGAGCTCAAAGTTCTGGCAAAGAGGAAACTTGACAATTACAAAGCAAAGTATGGGACAGCTGTAATAAATATCTGTGAGGAACGCTGGAAGCAACCTCAACGGGTGATTGCTCTCCATAATTCCAAACTTGGTACTGGTGAAGCTTTTGTAAAATGGACTGGTCTCCCTTATGATGAATGCACTTGGGAAAGATTAGATGAACCTGTTCTTCAAAAATCTTTGCACCTGATTGATctgtttaatcaatttgaatgccATACATTGGAAAAAGATTCTCCGAAGGATGCTTCACTAAGGGGGAAGGGTGATTGTCAGCAAAATGAAGTAGTTACTCTCACAGAGCAACCGAAGGAACTAAGAGGTTCATTATTTCCCCATCAGCTAGAAGCACTCAATTGGTTGCGAAAATGCTGGTATAAATCCAAAAATGTGATACTTGCTGATGAAATGGGGCTTGGGAAAACAATTTCTGCTTGTGCTTTTATTTCATCTCTGTATGTTGAGTTTAAAGCTACTCTGCCTTGTTTAGTATTGGTTCCACTTTCCACAATGCCTAACTGGCTTGCTGAGTTTTCATTATGGGCTCCCAACTTGAATGTTGTGGAGTATCATGGGTGTGCAAAAGCAAGAGCCATTATTCGCCAATATGAGTGGCATGCTAGTGATCCTAGTGAGTTGAATAAGAAAACAGCTGCCTATAAGTTTAATGTTCTTTTAACTACATACGAAATGATTCTTGCTGATTCCTCTCATCTGCGTGGAGTTCCTTGGGAAGTTCTTGTGGTTGATGAGGGCCACCGTCTGAAGAATTCTGGAAGTAAGCTTTTCAGCTTGCTGAATTCATTCTCCTTCCGACATCGTGTACTGTTGACTGGTACACCTCTTCAAAACAATATTGGTGAGATGTATAACTTGCTTAACTTCTTGCAGCCAACTTCATTTCCTTCTCTATCGGCATTTGAAGAGAAGTTTAATGATCTTACAACTGCCGAAAAAGTCGATGAATTGAAGAAACTTGTTGCTCCGCATATGCTTCGAAGGCTTAAAAAAGATGCAATGCAAAATATCCCCCCTAAGACTGAACGAATGGTTCCTGTCGAGTTGTCATCCATCCAAGCAGAATACTATCGTGCAATGCTGACAAAGAACTATCAGATATTGCGGAATATTGGGAAAGGGGTTGCCCAGCAATCAATGCTAAATATTGTGATGCAGTTAAGAAAAGTTTGCAATCATCCGTATCTCATACCCGGTACCGAACCTGATTCTGGGTCAGTAGAATTCCTTCATGAAATGCGGATAAAAGCCTCAGCCAAGTTGACCTTGTTGCACTCGATGCTTAAGATTTTATATAAGGAAGGTCATCGAGTCCTTATTTTTTCACAGATGACTAAGCTTCTTGATATTCTTGAAGATTATTTGACAATAGAATTTGGGCCTAAAACATATGAGAGAGTGGACGGCTCTGTTGCAGTGGCTGATCGTCAAACAGCAATTGCGCGCTTTAACCAAGATAAAAGTCGGTTTGTCTTCTTGTTATCAACGCGCTCATGTGGCCTTGGGATCAATTTGGCAACTGCTGACACTGTCATTATCTATGATTCTGATTTCAATCCACATGCTGATATCCAAGCTATGAATCGTGCACATCGAATTGGACAATCAAATAGACTTTTGGTATACCGACTTGTAGTTCGTGCTAGTGTTGAAGAGCGTATTTTGCAGCTTGCAAAGAAGAAACTGATGCTTGATCAGCTTTTCGTGAATAAGTCTGGATCACAGAAAGAAGTGGAAGATATTCTGAAATGGGGAACAGAAGAACTTTTTAATGATTTTCCTACCACAAATGGGAAAGATACTGGAGAAAATAATGGGAACAAAGATGAGGCAGTAGTAGATACAGACATTAAGCATAGGAAGAGGACTGGTGGTCTGGGAGATGTCTACAAGGACAAATGTACGGAGAGCAGCAGCAGGATATTGTGGGATGAAAATGCAATTTTAAAGTTGCTTGACCGTTCAAACCTTCAGTCTGGATCAACTGATATTGCTGAAGGGGATTCAGAGAATGATATGCTTGGTTCAGTGAAG GCGGTCGAATGGAATGATGAACCAACAGAAGAACAAGGAGGAGCTGAATCTCCTCCTGTTGTTACTGATGATATTTGCACACAAAATTCTGAGAGGAAAGAGGATAATGCAGTAACTGGTACAGAAGAAAATGAATGGGATAGACTTTTGCGTCTGAG GTGGGAAAAATATCAAATGGAGGAGGAAGCAGCTCTTGGTAGAGGGAAGCGCCAGCGAAAAGCTGTTTCTTACAGGGAAGCATATGCTCCACACCCAAGTGAAACATTGAGTGAG AGTGCTGGAGAAGAGGAACGAGATCGGGAACCAGAGCCTGAGCGGGAATACACACCAGCAGGACGTGCTCTAAAAGCAAAGTT TGCTAAACTCCGTGCTAGACAAAAAGAACGGCTTGCTCAGAGGAATGCAGTTGAAGAATCTCGTCCTACTGAGGGACTGGCTGGACCTGATTCAGTCACTCAATGTCCTTCCTCCAATCCCAAGGAAGGGGATGCGACTGAATTAGATCAACCTATCAAAGAGAAGATTTCAGTAATTGACTTGGAGGATGATAAAGTTTTTCAGCTGGCAGATGTTCCAAAGAGTAAGACTGATTCACCTTTAAGGCTGAGCAGAATGCAAAAGTACAAAATGAGTAGTCACCTGGATTTTCCTGTTAATCCACTTGGTCACCCCTCTCCTGAAATTTTCCTTCCAAGTCACCAATTTCAAAGCATGAGCTACACAAACTCAGTGCCCACCAGTAACTTGTTACCAGTTCTGGGACTCTGTGCTCCCAATGCTAATCAAACAGAACCATCATATCGGACCTTTTCCAGATCAAATGGAAGACAAAGTAAGCCAGGAACTGGACCGGAGTTTCCATTTAGTTTAGCTCCTTGCTCTGGGACTTCAATTGAGACAGATGTAAAATGTCAGGACTCTACCTTAGACAGAGCAAAAAAACCAGATGCATCTGCTGAATTTTTGCAACAGCGTCTTAAGAATGGCATCCCTGATAATTGTCTTCCGTTTGCTCCA GGCCCTCCAGCTGTCAAAGGAAAATCTTCTGAACGCTTGGAAAGTTCTGGTTCTACTTTCTCAGATTTTCAAGAAAAGATGGCACTACCAAGCCTACCATTTGATGAAAAAATGCTGCCCAGATTCCCACTTTCAGCTAAGACCATGCCAACACAATTTGACTACCTACCTAGCTTGTCATTAGGTAGCAGACTTGAAGCTGGGAATGGTTCTATGCAAGACCTCCCAACGATACCATTGCTGCCCAACTTGAAATTCGCAGCACAAGATGCAGCGAGATATAATCAGCAAGAGAGGGAATTGCCACCCACATTGGGTCTTGGACATATGCCAAATACATTTTCCTCGTTCCCTGAAAACCATAGGAAGGTGCTTGAAAACATAATGATGAGAACAGGATCCGGATCAAGCAGCATGTCTAAATATTATTCAAGAGGGGGAATAAGATGGTCTGAAGATGAACTTGATTACCTGTGGATCGGTGTTCGGAGGCATGGACGAGGTAATTGGGAGGCCATGCTAAGAGACCGCAGGTTAAAATTTTCTGGTGACAAAACTCCAGGAGATTTGTCAGTAAGGTGGGAGGAGGAACAACTTAAGCTCTTCGATGGGGCAGCCTTTCCTGTTCCAAAAATGAAGCCAACAAAGTCTTCAAAATCTTCATTGTTTCCAGGCATCTCTGATGGAATGATGGCCCGGGCATTGCAAGGAAGTAGACTTGTTACACCCCCAAAATTTCAGGCCCACCTGACAGACATGAAATTAGGTTTTGGGGATCTTGCATCGAGCCtgccaaattttgaaacatctGATCGACTTGGGTTGCAAAATGACCAATTTGTACCAATTTCAACTTGGAATCAAGAAAAATATCGGGCAAATCTTCCTGGGGAGTCTTCTGCTGGTCCTTCTGATCGTCCAGGAACTTCTTCAAATGTACCTCCCATTGACAAGCCAAATCTGCTCAATTCTTCCGGAACCAATAACTTGGGTTCAAACTGCTCGAGTGGCTTTGATCTACAGAGAAAGGAGGATGAACAGAGTGCCAGAAAGTATGGGAAGTTGCCCAGTCTCTTGGATAGATCACTAAATATTTTGCGTGATTCCCATCATAATTCAGGAGGTGGTGAGTCCTCCAATTCAGGATTGCTTCCTGATCCTAAAAAAGGGCTGAATCTTTCACATCTAAAGGGTGAAGAAGCAGCTGGAAGTAGTTCTTCAAAGGACAAACTACCCCATTGGCTACGGGAAGCTGTGAGTGCTCCTGCAAAACCCCCAGATCCCAACTTGCCTCCCACTGTATCAGCAATCGCACATTCAGTTCGTTTGCTGTATGGGGAGGATAAGCCAACCATTCCTCCTTTTGTGATCCCAGGTCCGCCCCCTTCCTTACCAAAGGATCCAAGACGGAgcctaaagaagaaaaaaaaacggAGGTCACATTTGTTTAGGCAGGTCCCACCGGATGATGTTGGAAGTAGTCAGGATTTTCAAAGAAACATTCATAGTGACAATGCTGCTTCAAGCTCAATTCCATTGGCCCCAGCATTTTCAATGCTTCCACAGATTGAATCTAACCTGAACTTGCCTCCTCTCAACTTAAACATGACGAACCCATCATCTTCTTTATCACATTTACACCCACAGAAGAAAAAAAGCATGGGATTGTCCCCATCTCCGGAAGTGCTTCAGCTGGTAGCATCATGTGTTGCTCCTGGCCCACATTTATCATCAGTTTCTGGCATGACAAGCTCAAGCTTCCTTGAAAGCAAGCTCCCAGTGCCAGCTTCTGTTGACCTAGTAGGATTTCCAGACCCACAAGATGCAATTTTGGAAAAGAAGGCTAAACAGAACTCCCCTCTTAGTGTATGGGGTACAGTTCCTGGGGAGAAAGTAGAACATCCTGAAAGTGGAGATTCCAGCAAAACTCATTCAGATCCCCCTCGGACTGAACGGCCTGATGTTGAGGAAATATCATCTGAGGGCACTGTCTCGGATCATCCTGTGAGTGACCATGAATCATAG